DNA sequence from the Manihot esculenta cultivar AM560-2 chromosome 11, M.esculenta_v8, whole genome shotgun sequence genome:
ATGTATTGTAATATAatctattattaatatattgtcTAACATATTATAAAAGCATTTTTCTTCCATTAAAAAGATATAACATCGGGAACAATAACTTTATTCAATAGCACTTATGTACCGAATTAACCCTAAAATAAATTTCTCTTTTTAAAGGAACCTATCTCTCTCGCAGTAATATAGAGAGAATCTAGAACCACTGttttattctcttttcttttttgttacACTTCTCTTAACTCTATGAAGTTTtcaaatctgacttgagcgtcagaagTCTCCACTAGAAACTTTCCGGTGGTCTCTTAAacgtatttttcattttataggTTCCATTACTTAAAACCAAGTATAGAGAGATCTAACAGACGGATTAcagaaaaataatcaattcagtgAATTAGACCTCTACTTAGATGTCCTCGTCTGAACGTTTCACCCGATTTCACTAATACCAAATGAGTAATCTAAATAGTAATGACAAATGCCGGTGCGTCAGAAATTCTCCAATCTGATTCCATTCACATTGCAAACAGTGCACATTTCTGTTTATACTTACTATTCAGCATCAAACACATATACCCAtatgtaattaaaaattaattaaaagagaaagaaacatttctttatattttttcatgtaATTCATTCTCTTCCAAAGAATCTAAGATGGCAAAGTTGTTGGAACCTTCCATGTCCGACCACAGACACAATGACAAGAGCTACccatttttatatattgttttctaGCTTCGTCAACTTCTATCATAGcagatatataaaataataacatcTCCAACGTCAGGAACTTTCCATTTGATTCCATTCACACCCTGATTTATAATCTTCTTCAACCCTTCTGCATTATCCAAATTGTTCAAGCAAATTTCATCTGAAATGGATCCCAGAGACTTCCACCTGATGAATAATGCTAATAATAATGACTTTGAGCTGTATGATTTCACAGATGAAGCCAACTTTGATCAGTTCATTGATCTGATTCGAGGAGAGAATGAAGATCAGATTACTGCTGGTTTTGATTCTGAGCTTATCAATGGCTTAATGGTGGATAATCAGTTTAGTAACCCTAATCAGGAAAATGTGTTTGATTTTAGTGCTCCTTACATTACTAGTAGTTCAATGGTGCCTGATGATCAGAGTTTTGtccccattaatatgacattgCCAAGTTTTGAAGATGATGGGAAAGAAGTAGAAGAAGATAACGACGGGGAGGAAGGTTCTTCAggaaccaccaccaccaccacaccGAGGAAGGCGAAAACTGATCGATCAAGAACTTTAATTTCTGAAAGGAGGAGGAGGGGAAGAATGAAGGAGAAGCTTTATGCTTTGAGATCTTTAGTTCCTAATATAACCAAGGTGCGTAGTTAATCCGTATTGAACATTCAATCTTTtgcttttacttttttttaaagtagAAATTGCTGttttacatatttaaattatagcTATAGATAATATTAATTGTTTAAGAATTGCTGCatttatagtaaaattataacattattaacataaattatttatttaaaatatataattatatatagtgaaaaaattaatttttttaataattttaaattgctGCTAAACTATTATTTTGGTAGTATTAAgccaataattttataatcaccACCACCGTATTACTGCATAAACCCCAAGATAAAACAGTAAATGATAACATGTTGGAAATTGATGTGCAGATGGATAAGGCCTCCATAATTGGAGACGCTGTGCAATATGTGCAAGAGCTGCAAATGCAGGCCAAGAAGCTTAAAACTGAGATTTCTGGTCTTGAAGCATCCTTAGCAGGATCAGATAGATGTCAAGGTTCAGGAAAAAATCTAAGGAAGATTCAAATTGCAAACAACAAAAATCCAATTTACAAGAGGATCGTGCAGGTATGATCATGAAGCATAAAGAAAATCTCCATTTGAAATGCTATTAAGATCAGTCAACTAATATCTGGGTTTTTCAGATGGATGTGTTTCAAGTGGAAGAAAGAGGATTTTATGTGAGATTAATATGCAACAGAGGAGATGGGGTTGCTGTTTCTCTGTATAGGACTCTTGAGTCACTCACAAGCTTCAAGATTCAAAGCTCAAACTTGACCACAGCTTCTGAAACACTTACATTAACATTTACTTTAAATGTGAGATTCTTCTTGTTTAAAAATCTTGCTTTTGCTTAGTTTAATTACTGGTTTCTCTAGAATGAATTAAACTGATTAAATTAGGTATTAAAACAGGTTAAAGAAAGTGAGAAGGACGTGAACTTGCCAAATTTGAAGCTGTGGATAACTGGGGCCCTTTTCAACCAAGGATTTGAATTGTTTACCTCCTTATCAGCTTAACCCATCATATAAACTTTAGAGAAATACTTAAGCTAGCAATGTAATTTTGTTAGTGTTCTTACAAATTGACAATGAAAGAAGCATAGCCAGGTAGCCTTGGCTAGTTTTCACACATTGAGACTTTATTCAATATTCCATCATTCCCTAGGATGAATTTCTTGGCTAAAGGTGGTGTAATAAACTGACAGAATGAAATTGCAGTACTTTGAATCAAATACAAAGGTTGATTGGTATTGCGTTGGAGTTTTGTATTGGGCTGAAGACGAGTTTGGAGTCGTAGGTCATAGCATTGTGGGCTAGGCTAGGCTAACAATGTATTAGGCCTTTCAAGGCTAACAATttctataaataataaataatttttttcttataaaaaaaatgtattttaaGTGTAGTCTAATTTGATATAGTTCCTAAAAGTATTTCACTCaatctaataaatttaaatttcaatatcTACTTCagtcattttttttattcaaaatcatGGCCCTTTCCAAAAATATTAActattttaatagtttttaaatattttaaaagtatatagTTATTTTGGTAGTAGttaataaacattataaaattttaattacctgctactatttttttaataaagccATATTATCATTCTAATTAACTAGAAATTAAAGCCACCAAACTGTATAACTTGATTCAACAAGATATCTAATTAGGTAAACAATCTCTCATGATCTTCCATAGTCATGATGTTCTTGTTACTAAtatgtattatatttatatatgttttaaggtgtaagtaataatattttagtaggaaatgtaaaattattattttaataaataatttatttttataattttaatagtaatttttatttattaaaaaaaatattttagttattcaATCGTTGGTCAATGACTAACGACtgcaatttaaatatatttaataataataatttatgacCGCTGCATAAATCTATTATGTGGTAGTGGCTATAAATACTTggctaattattattattactacatGATTAAAAGATAATTAACTTTCCATATTAAGCAGAATTTTggataaatattattgatatatttcaaagttaaataatatgaagCAAACTATAACAATAGATAAATACTTGTATGAGTATTTAATTATATGCAAAAGTAGGCAAAGTATGGAGTgcactatttttttaaattaaattttatgattttgttataattttaatataaataaataatttttatttgaaattaaattttgaacatatttttttagcagaaattaaaaaaaaaaataaaagaaggctaaattaaaagatttttacTGGAGTTACAGTCTAGGAGACTGTAATTTAAGGTGATGTACAActccaaaatttaaaatttcgccAGTTCATCACGATTTTTTTTGCTGTACAGAATAAAATTAGTCTCAACAAATACAATTAGATTAGAATATGGATGATATAAAAGTAatagagtttattttaaattaaaaatttttatctttttgttgaGGAAAATTCCGTGGCTACCTAAAAATTAACCCAGCattattttctctctttctcttcttctctccaTATTCAGCCGCTGCCTCCTTTCTTACTGTcccttctttttctctttctttagctttttacaattttattattatgagttttggaggctaaataattattttcagttgaaagttaatttaaattgaagttTTATTCCAGTGTTGAGATTATACGTTTAAATTCTTTTCATgttaattctattttttattaatttctgatTTCGAAAACACTATCTCCATTATCATcctcttaaaaatttaaaaaacctattaaattttttagaaagaaatatattattaattaacccaattaaatccgtaattatttaattgagttAATAACAAGTAATAATTAGTAtattcatttatattaaaaaaatgagtAGATTAAGTttggatttttttcttttaaaacatttaactaattaaatctaccatattgttagttaactataaatttaattataagaaaTAACCGAAatcactataaccaaacaataaataataaaattatttttctaattaatgaTTAACTGTCAAATCTCCAATTTGATTACTTTCaactgaatttaatttaattatttgtttcaccatctatttgattttttaaaattttttagcttgtccaaagtaaaattaattttttcaaacaaattttttttttttaaactattctTATTATTCAACTAGTTAATAGAGTTAAGATTTTTGTGGTATCCATACTCATTTATCCTATCTATAAATTCATATtgaatcaagaaaaaggatatTCACTTAATTtatctataaatttatattgaatcaataggaagaaaataaattttaattgacgGATACAATACCTTGGATTATGTtaggttttttttaaaaaaaaattgaaaaagcaATTTATTTAACAAGAAAGAGAAACAAGTGGAGGGCAGTCTTGGAGTTGGGCATGAAGTCATTTTCATTGAAAAATTGAGGTTGAATTTTGTTGTAGatgcatgtgtatgcattagTTACAACTTCCCAAGTGGTTCTCCAACATATCACTATACTACTAAATACTTCACTGGTACCACTACTAGCTAGCTACTTCTCCAACCACAACTACATACAACTATTTATCTTTTCATGTGAGGCAGGAAACTTCTCCATTTTCCAGCAACTCCAACTATGTCTTATGTACCATGATGTAAGAGTAGAGGTGGTCACCTAATGAGTTGGGTTTAGTTAAATCTTAACCtttcttttaataaatcaaaatacctccaaaacattttttaataataataagtaagaaaaaatagaaaagaaaaggaaggggTTTGTTTGATAGTTGAatactaaaaaagaaaaagaggtgaGCTTAGTAAGCAAGTGATTTGTAGCCAACAAATTGTGTGGCTAAATGACAAAGCAGTGACAAGTATGGAGAGTGCAGTGACTGCTAAGTTATTCGCTATTAGTTGAGTGACAAAAGCgataagagtaatgaagttagcaaggaaagaaaaagacccACATGGGCCTCACCCCCTTTCCTTCTTCATTACAACCTTTATTTCCTCAATTTTTGGGTTATAAAAAGAATTTATATCTCAAAGCAAAATGAGAAAATATAAGGATTTAAGTAAAGTTGACTGAGTTTGAGGAGTGGTTAACTGGTGAACTTGTCTTCTTATCTCCATCTCCCTTGTCGGTTCTTGCATGCCTCATGCTTCCCACGATCtctttttatcatttatttttctatttaatttaaaatctaatcCCCAAATGTAAACCCTATATGTATTCGCATGGTATCAAAATATTAGACATATGATGACAGAGCCTcttttttataagaattttagatatttattttaaaattaattaaatttgactcaaatttaattatattagagAAATAGCCTATGAACTCGTAGATACTTTACTCTAGTACGACATGGAGTGAATAAGGGGGTACCATGCTTTTAACGTGCAATTCTAGGCTTTGCTTTTTAATGGATTTGTGTTAATTCGTGATGGCTTTCTGTGTACCTGAAAAACTCACCCTTAACCTTTAATTATGTCTattttaactcttttttttttttcccctttgccCTTTTTCGGTTACAATCGTCTCTCTCCTCCTCAACCAAATTCTCACCTCAAATTTTCAACAACCATTGTAAAATTGATGTATCTTAATTTATGTTCTTTACTTTATTCTTATTTCATAacagaattaaatatttttatatgttataaaaattaaattgtttaatttttgtattaaataaattgaataatataattatttaaaattacttaaaattatataaattaaatagtgtaaatattaaaaattattgatggatttttttataaaagtattaagagttccattttataaaatatgaaaatgttttaattgaataatttttaaataaaaataaactagtattttttaaaaaccttCTGAAAATTCAGAATAATtatctcaatttaaaaaaatattagtattTGAAACTTTTgactattattattacttttgaACGGAGAATacccaaattttaaaattcaatcagAAAAATGAATCGGGTCTAAATTGATTTGCTTTTTGATCTTGTTCATGCCATGGTCTTGTTCATGTGATCTAAGAAGAGATTATTGATTTTGATTCaaacattaaaattattgaCGTGGATTTGAAGCGCGTGAAtggcaaattaaatattttacttttatttttatttttttagaaaaattgtaCAATAACCTAATTTCATGGTAAATATTCACGGGGCGGCTTTTGACTcccaaaaataattttcttcctATTGTtaaatacttaattttaaaaatatttatgaaggatttaattttaaattttattatgtgaTTATTACGAGCAAATAAGGTTTCCCAAATTTCTTATTAATACTTTTTaagaaaatgaatttattttagttcaataataatattaatactattaaatttttttattaattattttggttAGAAAAAAAGAGTCTTATTAGTCTTATCCATactctatttaatatttatattttaacttcaCTTTAATTATACAATAATATTTCTATTCTATTTTATTCAGAGTTATGGTACGGAGATATCATCAtatgttttttttctttaaaaataattattaattgtaattatataatttaaataaattaattaattataaaaaaatactttacataaaatattttcaaacacAAATAATTTTtcgtaaataaataatattgttT
Encoded proteins:
- the LOC110625468 gene encoding transcription factor FER-LIKE IRON DEFICIENCY-INDUCED TRANSCRIPTION FACTOR, which encodes MDPRDFHLMNNANNNDFELYDFTDEANFDQFIDLIRGENEDQITAGFDSELINGLMVDNQFSNPNQENVFDFSAPYITSSSMVPDDQSFVPINMTLPSFEDDGKEVEEDNDGEEGSSGTTTTTTPRKAKTDRSRTLISERRRRGRMKEKLYALRSLVPNITKMDKASIIGDAVQYVQELQMQAKKLKTEISGLEASLAGSDRCQGSGKNLRKIQIANNKNPIYKRIVQMDVFQVEERGFYVRLICNRGDGVAVSLYRTLESLTSFKIQSSNLTTASETLTLTFTLNVKESEKDVNLPNLKLWITGALFNQGFELFTSLSA